The following coding sequences are from one Homalodisca vitripennis isolate AUS2020 chromosome 7, UT_GWSS_2.1, whole genome shotgun sequence window:
- the LOC124366740 gene encoding uncharacterized protein LOC124366740, protein MDPVKPARASGYATDKTQMQADKITLSDILAEMLTFRKEVKQTSKDMSDNIQKYSDWIEDIDKKMEGVAQKLDSVVANIDVLFQENVNLKKTVHELTKKVNTLEQDAKDKVLEINGVPLKNNEDVMELVSKVSEAIGFQFDERKIDNCYRYKPAVPGSNGPAGIHVKFVRKLDMQEFIRKRREKRNLNSRDLGFMDNDASVIYVNEGLTQKRRKLLRDARVARREKNYTYLWVSGGRILMRKDPGSRVVQINSQEDINRLL, encoded by the coding sequence ATGGACCCGGTCAAGCCCGCAAGGGCCAGTGGTTACGCAACTGATAAGACGCAAATGCAAGCTGATAAGATAACATTGTCTGATATCCTTGCAGAAATGTTGACTTTCCGTAAGGAAGTTAAACAGACTAGCAAGGATATGAGTGATAACATCCAAAAGTATTCCGACTGGATCGAGGATATAGATAAGAAAATGGAGGGTGTCGCGCAGAAATTGGATTCTGTTGTAGCAAATATAGATGTTCtgtttcaagaaaatgtaaatttaaaaaagacagtACACGAGTTGACAAAAAAGGTTAACACCTTAGAACAAGACGCAAAGGATAAGGTGCTGGAAATTAACGGGGTAcccttaaaaaataatgaagatgTAATGGAACTTGTTTCCAAAGTTTCAGAAGCCATTGGTTTTCAGTTCGATGAACGTAAGATAGACAACTGCTATAGATACAAACCCGCTGTTCCTGGTTCAAATGGACCTGCCGGTATTCATGTTAAATTTGTTCGGAAATTAGATATGCAGGAGTTCATCCGCAAGAGAAGAGAAAAGAGAAATTTGAACTCTAGAGACCTGGGTTTCATGGACAATGATGCATCTGTCATATACGTGAACGAGGGGCTAACGCAGAAGCGGCGAAAACTACTGAGGGATGCACGCGTCGCCCGGCGGGAGAAGAACTACACCTACCTGTGGGTAAGCGGCGGCAGGATACTGATGAGAAAGGATCCGGGAAGTCGCGTCGTCCAGATCAACAGTCAAGAGGATATTAATAGACTGTTGTGA